ATTCCCCATGCGGTGAGATAAAATCCTTCAGCCCTTGGAGTAGCCAATACTCTGTCCCCATAAGTTGATATAAACCGTGCCATAATTTCATTCGATTCCATACCCTTGTCAATCAAATCTCTTATCTCTGTACGCATACGTTCCGCTGTGCCGCAGGAACAGGAGTAAAGGGCTAAATTAGGACAGGTACCGCACTGACATGTAAGCTTGTGAATAACATCATCCGCGTTGGTTTTCGATTGTGACACTGCCACACTGCCGAACGGAAGAATCAGTAAATAACTTAATATAATAAATTTATATATCGTTTTCATTTTCATCCCTTTCAGCTCAAATTTAACTCTTCATATAACATTTATCAACTTTATTATTAACCTAATGAGTTACCGCAACTTCCGCAGAAATTCGCATCAACATCTGCTTTTTCTCCGCAATTAGAGCAGAATTTTGGAACTCTATCGGATCTATACTCCAATTTCTCAACGGGAATTTTTCTCTCTTGATTATGACTCTGTACTTTCTGAGCGGCTCTTTTAGCGCCTGCTCTTTGAATTTTGCTCCTCTTTCCGCCGCCTTTTTTAATGTAAGACTTAATAAGCAAACCAACTAACATCACGAGTACAATTGTGGAAATTATATTATATGCGCTCCATTTCCCGTCAGGGTTTTCTAATAATTGTAAACTTGTCTTTTTACTCGATTTAAAATAGCTCACGCTGACAGTTTTAATCTCGCCTGCTGCTACTTTACCTGTCAGGACTAAATGGTTGAGAATTCCTTTGCTGTCTGAAACAGTTCTGATGCTTGAGGGCTGTGTGATAAAATTCGTTGCGCTTATCGGCTGCTGAATTTCGTATGAAAAACTTTTTATCGGATAATACGATTTATAATTATAGATAAACGATTTGTTCGATCCCAACTTTGGGAACGCTTTATAATAATATTCAATTGCAAAATCCCTTTCTTTTAAGAGGAATTTTACGTAGGTATCACCTTCTTCTTTTTCAATATCGAAAGGGTCATGAATGTGGTCATTGGTCGGCGTAACAGATGCCACGTGCGGCTCAACGCCCGGAATGATGCTGAATTTAATTTTGACCGGCAATTTCACGTTCGCGCTTACGCTCCCTTTATACATCACAAGCACATTTTGATTATCATATTCTGACCAAAGAGATATCTTCATTGTTGAAATATGAATAGGATTTTCCTGAGCCAACACGACATTGCTATAATGCAATGATACGAACAGAATCATGTATATTATCAGATTTGATTTACTTTTCATCCTCCGCCCAAGTTTATAGATGAACACCGGTACTACTCCATTTCCATATTCATATTCTCATCATTTGATTTTCTCTTCATCGCTCTTAACCTTTTCCTGACGGCTTCTCTTAAGCTACTTTCGGAATCAAGCATAAACTGACCGGAAGTAACTACCATTTCATTTCCTGTAAGCCCGTCAAGAACCTCATAATATCCTCCTTCGCCGGAGACTCCAAGAGTAACTTCGCGAGGCTCGAATTTCCCCTTTCCATAAGAGATGAATACTATATCACGTTCTCCTGAATGTATAACAGATTCCTTCGGTATTACAATTGAGTTTTTTCTCTCTGCAGCTTTTATAACAATGTTAGCGTACATTCCCGGTTTAAGTTCACCATTTTCGTTATCGAACTCAAGCCTTACCTTTATTGTTCTTGTCTTAGAATCCAAATACGGATAGATATACGCTACCTTGCCTTTGAATTTCTTTCCCGGTATATAAGTAAGAGTCATTTCGGCTTCCTGCTGCTCTTCCAGCCAGGGCAACTCGAACTCATAAATATCTGCATAGACCCATACTTTTGATAGGTCGGCGATGGCGTAAAGATTCATCCCTTCAACTACGCTCATTCCCGCTAAAGCCTTTTTTTCAACTACAATACCGTTAAAGGGAGAGTATAGGGTCATTACTTTGCTCACCTTACCGGTTCGTTCGAGCTTATCTATCTGTTCCGAAGTTATATCCCAATTTGATAACCGGTCTCTTGTGGAACGCAAAAGTGCTTCAGAACCTACACTACTGGTGGTAAGGCTCGATAGCGCTGAGAGATATTCTTCCTGTGTTGAGACAAGTTCAGGACTGTAAATATCAAGCAACGCCTGGTTTTTTTTAACTCTCTGACCTGTAAAATTTACGTAGAGACGCTCAATCCAACCCTTGACCTTAGTGTGAATGTGAGTGTATCGTGTCTCGTCATAATCAACGAGCCCAATAGTTCTAATCTCTTTAAATATGCTGCGTATTTCAACCGGGGTTGTCATTATTCCGGTGTTCTGAACAACTGTAGGGTCAATTATTATCACTGATTCAGAACCTCCGCTCTTATCCTCATATACAGGCACAAGGTCCATTCCCATAGGAGATTTACCCGGTCTATCACTGATGAAATTCGGGTCCATCGGAGCTACCCAGTATTTTATCTTTCGCTCATCCTGTTTCTGATCTTCATTATCAGGCACAGCATTTATTGTTTCTTCATGGTCATTGACAGCTGAATAATATCCGAATCCACCCAATATCACGATTATTCCTACAATTATATATATGGTTTTTCTTAACATTTTATCATCCCCATCTACTTATTTATTCGGAAGCCGGCGACGGCTTCGATTGCCGCAATTGATTTTTCATAATCAGTTAATATGCGATAGTAATTAATTCTGTAATTAAATAGCGTGACCTCATTATTCAGTAGCGTGATAAAATCCACTTTATCTACCTGATAACCTGATAGGGCGGAGTTAAAGCTTTGTTCTGCCTGAGGCAGCAGCCGCTCTTCATAAAGTGAAATCAGCTTTTTACCTTTCTCCACCTCAGCATAATAAATTTTAAGGTCTTGTTTAACATTATTAAAAAAATTATTATATATTTCCCGTTCCATCTGGGTTGCTGCTTCAGATTGCTCAACTTTACTCGATTGTCTGTTCCCGGGTTTTATCGGCAGGCTAAATCCCACAGTCATTGATATAAAGTCTGCACCCAGCAAATTCCCTCCGACCAACTCGTCCCGCTGTGTATATGCCACTCCGATCCCGAAATCCGGCATCTTAAGTTTTCGGGAATAATCAGCCAATCGTTCTTTACTTGCAATACGGTATCTTGCGGCTTTCAGCGCGGGTCTTTGTTCCTCTGCTAATTCAATTAGTTCCATTTCAGTATATTCAAATTTCGTCGGAGTAAAAATTTCGATAACTTTGATAGGCGAATTAGAATCTCTGTTCATAAGAGTATTCAGCTTCGCGACAGATTTTACCCTCTTAAACTGTAATTTTATCAGCCGCTCCTCAAATTTGGAGAGTTCCACCTGAGCTTTTAATACGTCCTGCTGAATCCCCCTTCCTACTGAATATCTCGTTTCCGCAATATCGACAAATCTCGAGAGTAAATCGAGACTTTCATTCGTAATCTTAATAGACCAATCAATAGCGAATATATTATAGTAACTTTCCTTAACCCTTTTTACAAGGTATCCTTCGAGCTCGGAAATTTCCTCACTTACTGCCTCTGCTTCCGATAGTGCCGCCGCTTTTTTTGCGCCGAGTTTTCCGGGAAATGGAACTTGCTGCATGAGCGATACCTTTTTTCCTGTCATCGGCTCTCGATTGAAAGCAAAACTCTCATAGGGTATGTTCACTAATCCGAAAGTTATCATCGGATCCTTCCACGAACCGGCTTGTTTCGATATCTCTACGGCTCTTTTAGCCTTCCACTCCGCCGCCTTAAGAGACGGATGCGATTCTAATGCAACATTGATCGCTTCCTCGACAGAGATAACGTCGCTTTTGGGTTCCGACTCTTGCGCCGCCACTGTTGTCAGTGAGACGAAACTGATAATTACTACAAATAAGTATTTCACGATAATTTTAACCCCATTCTTTTACTAATTCGCATATATGCGAATATTTTAAAGATTTCCCGTAAGAGGGAAATCAAACAGTCTGAAAGATGGCGGCGTTAAATCAAGAAAGCTGAATCAAGAAGATAAATGGCATTAGCTGTGATACTTAAGAAATTATTAGACAAATCATTCTCGAGTCGAAACTTAGGAAATGCTTCTTCGATGTGAAAACTATTTTTCTCCGAGAATAAAATATTTTTAACTGATTTTGTTTTAATCAGCTGTCTATACTCATCTACATTAAAAGTCAGTTCATCATCACACCCTTGTGCTGACTGCACTGAAATTCCCATTTTGACCATATGACAACATTGAGTCATAATCATTTTCATCTGAGAGTGATCATTACAATCTTCAATGCACCTGATATCCGCTAACACTCCTGCCATAGGAGAGAGTATTAGAAGTATCAAGAGGAATGCCCTTGTGAGTGTAAGATTCATATAATTTGCGTTTTTCATATCTCGGCTTAATATACTTATTTTCAGTGATATTGCAAGCTTTTGCGCTAATCAGAGCAATAAAATTCACTTTATTTTTAATAATAGTGTAGCGTTTAAGAATAAACTGCCATAATGATTCGATAGTTTTAGTATTATCGAATTATTAAAATAAATAGTAAATTCATCTATGTTATTCCGCTTAAAGAACCGTTGGAGAATATCAATCTGTTTTTAAACGGGAATCTTGATTATGTATGTTGAAAACGTTTTAAACCCGGTAATCCTTAAAGCCACAATAGATGATATTGAACCGCTGAGCAAGCTCCTCAGAAAAGAGAACCTTCCGCCCGACGATATTGAAAAATGGATAGACTTTTTTTTAGTGCTGAAGAATGACAACATCACAATCGGGGGTGTCGGACTTGAAGTTTGGGGGGAAATCGGATTATTCAGGTCGTTTGTAATTGCCGGAGAATACAGGGCTAAAGGTTTCGGGAAAGAGCTTTATGACGCTATAATGCACGAAGCAAAAAAGATGAAGCTCGAGAGCGTAGTTCTTCTCGCCAAAGGCGCCGTTGGTTTTTTTGAAAAGAACGGGTTCAGATTCATCACAAGAAAAGAAGTTCCGTCGGAAGTTAAAAACTCGGTTCAATTCAATCTTAAAGAATGTGAAACATACAGCGTTATGCTAAAAGATCTCTGATGCCTAACGACGAATAACTATTTATCTATATAGTACATCAAATCTGTTAATGCGTTCAACTCGTTTTCAGGGAGTCTGCTGAATTTCGGCATTATACTCGCAGGCACAAATTTTTGCGGGTCTATAAGATGTTCGTAGATATAATTCCGGTCATATTTTTTTGTGACCCCTGCTAAGTTCGGACCAAACCCGGGTGTTTCACTTTCAATCGCATGGCAGACACCACAGTTATAATTCAAGAACAAATTAGCGGCGAATGTGATATTATCCGGTGTTTCTAAAAGTTGGCTCTTCTGAGGAGTTGACAGCCTTGCGACAAATGAAGTTAACGCCGCGGATTGATCGGTTCTGAACTTAACTTCTTCAATTTCGGGGGATGGTTTTATGAAGTGTGCCGCTTTCCATTTATCATCAAACTTTCCGGCAGATTTTAAAAGGTCTGATTTTCCGGTTCCGTTAACTCCGCCGATGTTGTGGCATTGAACGCATGAACCGTTCTCATAAATATACCTTCCCGCCAACTCGAAAGGCTGAATTCTTGTGGAGGTTTCCTTATCAGGTGAAGCGGAATCATTGACAGACGATGGCTTCACAGCAATCACATCATCATAAGAACCTAATAAAGTGAGCACTCCCACGGCAATAAGAGCAAATGACATTAAAGTTAGGGCTAATTTCCGGTCTTTCAATTTTCTTGATCTGTTTTTATCGTAAAACGGCAGCAGCATTAGTGCGAGTACTCCTATTGTTGGTATTATTATTGTTCCTATTATTTCGAGATTGCCCGGAAAATATTTTTGAAGTTGATACATCGAAAGAAAATACCATTCGGGTTTCGGTACGTATGATGTATCGGTGGGATTTGCGATATCTTCAAGAGGCGCTTCAAAGTATATTGCAAATCCTGAAAGCAATATAAATACGATAAGTATTGCAATTCCATCTTTCAGGAGCTGATCGGGCCAGAAATGAGATGTGTATTTCACTTCTTCACCCTCTGATTTGAACGGCGGAGTGATTCCCTGTCTTTTTTGCAAAAATACGTGTATGGCGACTGCTCCTGCCGTCAAAATGGGAAGCACTATGGTATGAAGCGAATAGAAATGTGAAAGTGTCACCGCACCGATTATCTCTCCCCCCTGCAGAATCTTTTGTATGATCTCTCCAAATACGGGAGCAGTGCCCGATATATTCAGAGTTACCACAGTAGCCCAATACGCCTTTTGATCCCATGGAAGAAGGTAGCCGGTTAGCCCGAAAGCAAGAACGAGATTAAGCAGTACGACTCCGAATATCCACGTCAACTCTCGCGGGTATTTATATGCGGCGTAAAGAAAAGTCCTTAACAGATGAATAACGACAAATACCACAAAAAAACTCGAACCCCAATGATGAAGCCCGCGAACGAAGCTGCCTAAAAATAGCTCGTTCTGAATATAATTTACGCTTAGATGAGCCGCTTCGGGAGTACCGGCATAAAACATTGAGAGGAATATGCCCGTTGCAGCTTGCAGGATGAAAAGAAAGAGAGAGATACTGCCGAATATGTGTGTCCAGCCCACTCCTTCAGCAAGCGGTTCGTCGAGGAGCTCCTTAAATCCTTTTTTAAGATGGAGACGTTCATCCACCCAGTTGATTATTGTGTTAATCACTTTATGCGACACTCGCTTTGTAATCTATCGTTTTACCGATTATCAGTTTCCCGTTAGCGATTTTAGTTTTATGTCTCATCAACGGCTTGGGTGGAGGTCCGCCGATAACAATTCCCGATTTATCATAAAGACCGCCATGACACGGGCATGCAAAGCTTCCCCTCTCACTGTCGAACGAAACGGTACAGCCGAGATGAGTGCAAATTGGCGATATAGCAACAAGTTCCCCTGCCGATTTATATACCCAAACGGTAGCGGACGCTTTTTTCAGATTCCATCCGTCCTTCAAATTTATATCGTACTTTACGGCGACAGGTTCGGATGAGTTGAAATCCTTTGCAGCTCCAACATCTATCCATTCTTCTCTGGACTTTTTAAACGCAGGCGAAATAAAAAAAGATATAAGAGGCAGTCCCACTATAAAAGTCAGTAAGCCGTAAACTCCTACGGTTATTTTTTTGAGAAAGCCTCTTCTTGAATTTGCTGTTTCCATATTATCATTATCGGTCCAATTCATTGCTTATCTATCAATTCCTTTCTGTTTCAGGTCGCTTATTTCTATCTACAGCGTAAGAAACGAATAGATAGAATAAAAAAATGTAATATGGTTTACAAGTTAAGAATCAGGAGCTTGGTTACCCAAGCCCCTGATGATTATAATATAAAATGTTAGAAGCCGAGGTTGATCTGAGCGCCGAAGAAAGTTTCCCCATCTAATCCGGGAACACTTCCGATTTCATCCGTCCAGACTGCGACATCAAGTTGGATAATCGCCAGATTTATACCGGCGCCAAAAGTCGGGTATCCTTGATTGAACCCGCCACGCAACTTCAATATCACAAGATCCATCTCTGCTCCGATATGAACCCTGTTGAAAAAGTTCGTATCTTGCTTGTTCAATAAATCTACGACCATAAGCTCGGCTTTAATCCTGAATGGCAGATTTATTCGAGCTCCAATTTTTAGATTAGTATCGAAATCAGAACCCGATGTGGTGTCCACAACCGACAGGCTATCATTATCCAAGTTACCGAACACGTCTGCAAGGACAAATCCGAGTTCCAATCCATCGCTCATTTTGTAAAGCCCGCCAATGTCAAAGGCCACTCCGGTTCTGCTGATGCGCAGACTGTCTTCGAGTAGATCTTCTGCCGCATCACCTCCGCTGGTTATTTCACTAAAGCCGAACTTAACTTCAGGAATCTCCTCACGCGTAATTAGCTTAACACCAACTCCTCCTTTAAGACCCGGCAGAAGGAAATCTAATCCTTTACCGAATCCAAAAGTAACCACCTTGTCAAAAGTTCCTCTTCCAAAAACTCTTGGCTCATATATCCCTTTATCAATTTTGATCTCAAGGTTTGGAGTTGCATAAAAAGCGAGCCCGATGTTTTTTATTGTAATTCCGGCGCTCACCGGAACTCCAAGCTTCATCCATCTGTTATCAATAGAATTCAAATCAGTATAAATTGAATCAATCTTAGATGGACTCAAACTGTCAAAATTCGAGAAATCTTCTTGATTATCACTGATAAAATTGCCTAAATCAACAAAATTTTTATTTAAGAAGAACTGAAGTGTTGGTAGACTGAAATTGATCTTTCCTCTTGTAAGCAGCGCCGGATTATTGGTAAACGCTGTAGCCCCTTTTGCCGATAGGATTCCTACATTTCCCATTGCTCTCTCCCGCATCGTATTATAGAATACGCCTCTCGCTCCAGCATAGGCGTTAGATGCGACTAAAAGTAATAGCAACGTTAAAATATTTAATTTAATAGCTTTTTTCATTATGCTCTCCTGCATATTAAAGGAAGTTAAATTATAGCGGACAAGGTTGTGGACTTCCGGCACCAGACCAATCCCAGCCGGGCGTTAATCCGCCGATTACTGAATCTTCATCTATTAAGCCATCACCGTCATTGTCTATTTGATCAATACATTCGTCATCTGCAATTCCATCACCGTCATTATCACCTACACCGGGATTTCCCGGTACACCGGTATTTACATAATAGAATTCCATAGAGCCTGTTATTTGGCTCATCAGGCTGTCTATAGCAGATGTGTCAATACTCGTTCCCCCGAAGACTTCTGCCGCAAATTCGCTATTACCGTCAATTATATCAGTAACATTGTCTATGAGATTATTCAGATCCTCCGGACCTAATGAGTCTAAGAATGATTCGTCGAATGCAAATCCGTCATCCGTACTCAGGAAATTGAGCTGGATGTCACTCGTTGTAATGCGAAGGTCATTGTTGGTATCTGCAATCCTCATAATTCCCTTCACCGTATTGGCTATGAATATATCCAGTGATATATCGTCAGGACTGATACTGCCTGTTGTCCGCCCGTCAAAAATCGGCTTCAGGTCATTAAAGATAACGATGTTAGTGACGTAAATATTATCCTGAGAATCAGGCCAGGCTCGGCTAAGGAATGGAACCTCAGAGCCAATTCCAGAATTTTCATCGAATTTCTGTAATTCATTTATTATTGTTATTATACTTTCTCCCGATGACAACAACGTTGCTTTCGCGTGGTTGTAAAGAAGATCGCTGTTCAATGAATCGGTTAGAAGTCCGATGGCGAACAAGCTCTCCGCTGATTCGAATTCTCCATCAAACATAAAATCCAATCCTTCATCTAAAATATCTTCTCCTTCATCCGGATCACCTGCTAAACCGCTGAATATGTTACATCCTGCAAATGTTAACGATATTATTAGTAAGCCGTAGAGACTAATTCCTGCTCTGAACTTCATTTTTGATTCTCCC
Above is a window of Candidatus Neomarinimicrobiota bacterium DNA encoding:
- a CDS encoding TolC family protein — encoded protein: MKYLFVVIISFVSLTTVAAQESEPKSDVISVEEAINVALESHPSLKAAEWKAKRAVEISKQAGSWKDPMITFGLVNIPYESFAFNREPMTGKKVSLMQQVPFPGKLGAKKAAALSEAEAVSEEISELEGYLVKRVKESYYNIFAIDWSIKITNESLDLLSRFVDIAETRYSVGRGIQQDVLKAQVELSKFEERLIKLQFKRVKSVAKLNTLMNRDSNSPIKVIEIFTPTKFEYTEMELIELAEEQRPALKAARYRIASKERLADYSRKLKMPDFGIGVAYTQRDELVGGNLLGADFISMTVGFSLPIKPGNRQSSKVEQSEAATQMEREIYNNFFNNVKQDLKIYYAEVEKGKKLISLYEERLLPQAEQSFNSALSGYQVDKVDFITLLNNEVTLFNYRINYYRILTDYEKSIAAIEAVAGFRINK
- a CDS encoding efflux RND transporter periplasmic adaptor subunit is translated as MLRKTIYIIVGIIVILGGFGYYSAVNDHEETINAVPDNEDQKQDERKIKYWVAPMDPNFISDRPGKSPMGMDLVPVYEDKSGGSESVIIIDPTVVQNTGIMTTPVEIRSIFKEIRTIGLVDYDETRYTHIHTKVKGWIERLYVNFTGQRVKKNQALLDIYSPELVSTQEEYLSALSSLTTSSVGSEALLRSTRDRLSNWDITSEQIDKLERTGKVSKVMTLYSPFNGIVVEKKALAGMSVVEGMNLYAIADLSKVWVYADIYEFELPWLEEQQEAEMTLTYIPGKKFKGKVAYIYPYLDSKTRTIKVRLEFDNENGELKPGMYANIVIKAAERKNSIVIPKESVIHSGERDIVFISYGKGKFEPREVTLGVSGEGGYYEVLDGLTGNEMVVTSGQFMLDSESSLREAVRKRLRAMKRKSNDENMNMEME
- a CDS encoding zinc ribbon domain-containing protein; translated protein: MKSKSNLIIYMILFVSLHYSNVVLAQENPIHISTMKISLWSEYDNQNVLVMYKGSVSANVKLPVKIKFSIIPGVEPHVASVTPTNDHIHDPFDIEKEEGDTYVKFLLKERDFAIEYYYKAFPKLGSNKSFIYNYKSYYPIKSFSYEIQQPISATNFITQPSSIRTVSDSKGILNHLVLTGKVAAGEIKTVSVSYFKSSKKTSLQLLENPDGKWSAYNIISTIVLVMLVGLLIKSYIKKGGGKRSKIQRAGAKRAAQKVQSHNQERKIPVEKLEYRSDRVPKFCSNCGEKADVDANFCGSCGNSLG
- a CDS encoding GNAT family N-acetyltransferase — protein: MYVENVLNPVILKATIDDIEPLSKLLRKENLPPDDIEKWIDFFLVLKNDNITIGGVGLEVWGEIGLFRSFVIAGEYRAKGFGKELYDAIMHEAKKMKLESVVLLAKGAVGFFEKNGFRFITRKEVPSEVKNSVQFNLKECETYSVMLKDL
- a CDS encoding cytochrome c-type biogenesis protein CcmH, with the protein product MKTIYKFIILSYLLILPFGSVAVSQSKTNADDVIHKLTCQCGTCPNLALYSCSCGTAERMRTEIRDLIDKGMESNEIMARFISTYGDRVLATPRAEGFYLTAWGMPILLILGFGTLIIITLKRWSSSSAKAAVANAPGKNKVINEYSDKLDSELDDF
- a CDS encoding cytochrome b N-terminal domain-containing protein, with the protein product MINTIINWVDERLHLKKGFKELLDEPLAEGVGWTHIFGSISLFLFILQAATGIFLSMFYAGTPEAAHLSVNYIQNELFLGSFVRGLHHWGSSFFVVFVVIHLLRTFLYAAYKYPRELTWIFGVVLLNLVLAFGLTGYLLPWDQKAYWATVVTLNISGTAPVFGEIIQKILQGGEIIGAVTLSHFYSLHTIVLPILTAGAVAIHVFLQKRQGITPPFKSEGEEVKYTSHFWPDQLLKDGIAILIVFILLSGFAIYFEAPLEDIANPTDTSYVPKPEWYFLSMYQLQKYFPGNLEIIGTIIIPTIGVLALMLLPFYDKNRSRKLKDRKLALTLMSFALIAVGVLTLLGSYDDVIAVKPSSVNDSASPDKETSTRIQPFELAGRYIYENGSCVQCHNIGGVNGTGKSDLLKSAGKFDDKWKAAHFIKPSPEIEEVKFRTDQSAALTSFVARLSTPQKSQLLETPDNITFAANLFLNYNCGVCHAIESETPGFGPNLAGVTKKYDRNYIYEHLIDPQKFVPASIMPKFSRLPENELNALTDLMYYIDK
- a CDS encoding ubiquinol-cytochrome c reductase iron-sulfur subunit, with protein sequence MNWTDNDNMETANSRRGFLKKITVGVYGLLTFIVGLPLISFFISPAFKKSREEWIDVGAAKDFNSSEPVAVKYDINLKDGWNLKKASATVWVYKSAGELVAISPICTHLGCTVSFDSERGSFACPCHGGLYDKSGIVIGGPPPKPLMRHKTKIANGKLIIGKTIDYKASVA